One genomic window of Pseudomonas aeruginosa includes the following:
- the purL gene encoding phosphoribosylformylglycinamidine synthase, with translation MLILRGAPALSAFRHGKLLEQLTQHVPAVTGLYAEFAHFADVTGALTADEEQVLARLLKYGPSVPVQEPSGRLFLVVPRFGTISPWSSKASDIARNCGLAKIDRLERGIAYYVQGELSESDAQQVAARLHDRMTQLVLDRLEGAAELFSHAQPRPLTAVDVLGGGRAALEKANVELGLALAEDEIDYLLKSFGELGRNPHDVELMMFAQANSEHCRHKIFNASWDIDGQAQDKSLFGMIKNTYEMNREGVLSAYKDNAAVIVGHVAGRFFPDPQTREYAASREPVQILMKVETHNHPTAIAPFPGASTGSGGEIRDEGATGRGAKPKAGLTGFTVSNLQIPGFEQPWEVPYGKPERIVTALDIMVEGPLGGAAFNNEFGRPALTGYFRTFEQKIATPHGEEVRGYHKPIMLAGGMGNIRDEHVQKGEISVGAKLIVLGGPAMLIGLGGGAASSMATGASSADLDFASVQRDNPEMERRCQEVIDRCWQLGERNPISFIHDVGAGGLSNALPELINDGGRGGRFELRAVPNDEPGMSPLEIWCNESQERYVLSVDAADFETFKAICERERCPFAVVGEAIEQRQLTVADSHFDNKPVDMPLEVLLGKAPRMHRAVTREAELGDDFDAAGLELQESVERVLRHPAVASKSFLITIGDRTITGLVARDQMVGPWQVPVADCAVTATSFDVYTGEAMAMGERTPLALLDAPASGRMAIGETVTNLAAARIGKLSDIKLSANWMAAAGHPGEDARLYDTVKAVGMELCPELGITIPVGKDSMSMKTRWQDNGEDKSVTSPVSLIVTGFAPVADVRQSLTPQLRLDKGETDLILIDLGRGKNRLGGSILAQVHGKLGRAVPDVDDAEDLKAFFAVIQGLNADGHILAYHDRSDGGLITSVLEMAFAGHCGVELNLDALADSREELAAVLFSEELGAVIQVREGATPEVLAQFSAAGLDDCVAVIGQPVNGYEINLNYNGETVYSAQRRILQRIWSETSYQIQRLRDNADCAEQEFDALLDEDNPGLSIKLSYDVNDDIAAPYIKKGVRPKVAILREQGVNGQVEMAAAFDRAGFAAIDVHMSDILAGRVDLDAFKGLVACGGFSYGDVLGAGEGWAKSILFNARARDGFQAFFARKDSFALGVCNGCQMMSNLHELIPGTEFWPHFVRNRSEQFEARVAMVQVQESSSIFLQGMAGSRLPIAIAHGEGHAEFESEEALLEADLSGCVSLRFVDNHGKVTEAYPANPNGSPRGITGLSSRDGRVTIMMPHPERVFRAVQNSWRPDDWQEDGGWLRMFRNARVWVD, from the coding sequence ATGCTGATCCTGCGCGGCGCTCCCGCCCTTTCCGCTTTCCGCCACGGCAAACTGCTCGAGCAACTGACCCAGCACGTACCTGCCGTTACCGGGCTGTACGCTGAGTTCGCGCATTTCGCCGACGTCACCGGCGCGCTCACCGCCGACGAGGAGCAGGTGCTGGCGCGGCTGCTGAAATACGGCCCGAGCGTGCCGGTGCAGGAGCCCAGCGGCCGGCTGTTCCTGGTGGTGCCGCGCTTCGGCACCATCTCGCCGTGGTCGAGCAAGGCCTCCGACATCGCCCGCAACTGCGGCCTGGCGAAGATCGACCGGCTGGAGCGCGGCATTGCCTACTATGTGCAGGGCGAACTGTCCGAGAGCGACGCCCAGCAGGTCGCCGCCCGCCTGCATGACCGCATGACCCAACTGGTGCTGGACCGCCTGGAAGGCGCCGCCGAGCTGTTCAGCCATGCGCAGCCCCGCCCGCTCACCGCCGTCGACGTGCTTGGCGGCGGTCGCGCCGCGCTGGAGAAGGCCAACGTCGAGTTGGGCCTGGCCCTGGCCGAGGACGAGATCGACTACCTGCTGAAGAGCTTCGGCGAACTGGGGCGCAACCCGCACGACGTCGAGCTGATGATGTTCGCCCAGGCCAACTCCGAGCATTGCCGGCACAAGATCTTCAATGCCAGTTGGGACATCGACGGGCAGGCCCAGGACAAGAGCCTGTTCGGCATGATCAAGAACACCTACGAGATGAACCGCGAAGGCGTGCTGTCCGCATACAAGGACAACGCCGCGGTCATCGTCGGCCATGTCGCCGGGCGTTTCTTCCCCGATCCGCAGACCCGCGAATACGCCGCCAGCCGCGAGCCGGTGCAGATCCTGATGAAGGTGGAGACCCACAACCACCCGACCGCCATCGCGCCGTTCCCCGGTGCCTCCACCGGTTCCGGCGGCGAGATCCGCGACGAGGGCGCCACCGGCCGCGGCGCCAAGCCGAAGGCCGGCCTGACCGGCTTCACCGTGTCCAACCTGCAGATCCCCGGTTTCGAACAGCCCTGGGAAGTGCCCTACGGCAAGCCCGAGCGCATCGTCACCGCGCTGGACATCATGGTCGAGGGCCCGCTGGGCGGCGCCGCGTTCAACAACGAGTTCGGCCGTCCGGCGCTGACCGGCTACTTCCGTACCTTCGAGCAGAAGATCGCTACCCCTCACGGCGAGGAAGTGCGCGGCTACCACAAGCCGATCATGCTCGCCGGCGGCATGGGCAACATTCGCGACGAACACGTGCAGAAGGGCGAGATCAGCGTCGGCGCCAAGCTCATCGTCCTTGGCGGCCCGGCCATGCTGATCGGCCTGGGCGGCGGCGCCGCCTCTTCGATGGCCACCGGCGCCAGCTCCGCCGACCTCGACTTCGCCTCGGTGCAGCGCGACAACCCGGAAATGGAGCGACGTTGCCAGGAAGTGATCGACCGCTGCTGGCAGCTCGGCGAGCGCAACCCGATCAGCTTCATCCATGACGTCGGTGCCGGCGGCCTGTCCAACGCCCTGCCGGAACTGATCAACGACGGCGGCCGCGGCGGTCGCTTCGAGCTGCGCGCGGTGCCCAACGACGAGCCGGGCATGAGCCCGCTGGAAATCTGGTGCAACGAGTCGCAGGAGCGCTACGTGCTGTCGGTGGATGCCGCCGACTTCGAGACCTTCAAGGCCATCTGCGAGCGCGAGCGCTGCCCGTTCGCGGTGGTCGGCGAGGCCATCGAGCAGCGCCAGCTGACCGTCGCCGACAGCCATTTCGACAACAAGCCGGTGGACATGCCGCTGGAAGTCCTGCTCGGCAAGGCGCCGCGCATGCACCGCGCGGTCACCCGCGAGGCCGAGCTGGGCGACGATTTCGACGCCGCCGGGCTGGAGCTGCAGGAAAGCGTCGAGCGCGTCCTGCGCCATCCCGCCGTGGCCAGCAAGAGCTTCCTGATCACCATCGGCGACCGCACCATCACCGGGCTGGTGGCCCGCGACCAGATGGTCGGGCCCTGGCAGGTGCCGGTGGCCGACTGCGCCGTCACCGCCACCAGCTTCGACGTCTACACCGGCGAGGCCATGGCGATGGGCGAACGTACCCCGCTGGCGCTGCTGGACGCCCCGGCTTCCGGACGCATGGCCATCGGCGAGACGGTCACCAACCTGGCTGCCGCGCGTATCGGCAAGCTGTCCGACATCAAGCTTTCCGCCAACTGGATGGCCGCCGCCGGCCACCCCGGCGAGGACGCGCGCCTGTATGACACGGTCAAGGCCGTGGGCATGGAACTGTGCCCGGAACTGGGCATCACCATCCCGGTGGGCAAGGACTCGATGTCCATGAAGACCCGCTGGCAGGACAATGGCGAGGACAAGAGCGTCACTTCTCCGGTCTCGCTGATCGTCACCGGCTTCGCCCCGGTCGCCGACGTGCGCCAGAGCCTGACCCCGCAACTGCGCCTGGACAAGGGCGAGACCGACCTGATCCTGATCGATCTCGGCCGCGGCAAGAACCGTCTCGGCGGCTCGATCCTGGCCCAGGTCCACGGCAAGCTCGGCCGCGCCGTGCCGGACGTCGACGACGCCGAGGACCTGAAAGCCTTCTTCGCGGTGATCCAGGGGCTCAATGCCGACGGCCATATCCTCGCCTACCACGACCGTTCCGACGGCGGCCTGATCACCAGCGTGCTGGAGATGGCCTTCGCCGGTCACTGCGGCGTCGAGCTGAACCTCGATGCCCTGGCCGATAGCCGCGAAGAGCTGGCGGCCGTGTTGTTCAGCGAGGAACTGGGCGCGGTGATCCAGGTTCGCGAGGGTGCCACTCCGGAAGTCCTCGCGCAGTTCAGCGCCGCCGGTCTCGACGACTGCGTGGCGGTGATCGGCCAGCCGGTCAACGGCTACGAGATCAACCTGAACTACAACGGCGAGACCGTCTACAGCGCCCAGCGCCGCATCCTGCAACGCATCTGGAGCGAGACCAGCTACCAGATCCAGCGTCTGCGCGACAACGCCGACTGCGCCGAGCAGGAGTTCGACGCGCTGCTGGACGAAGACAACCCCGGGCTGTCGATCAAGCTCAGCTACGACGTCAACGACGACATCGCCGCGCCCTACATCAAGAAGGGCGTGCGGCCGAAAGTGGCGATCCTCCGCGAGCAGGGCGTCAACGGCCAGGTGGAGATGGCCGCGGCGTTCGACCGCGCCGGCTTCGCCGCGATCGACGTGCACATGAGCGACATCCTCGCCGGGCGGGTCGACCTGGACGCCTTCAAGGGCCTGGTGGCCTGCGGTGGCTTCTCCTACGGCGACGTGCTCGGCGCCGGCGAGGGCTGGGCCAAGTCGATCCTCTTCAACGCCCGCGCCCGCGACGGCTTCCAGGCGTTCTTCGCGCGCAAGGACAGCTTCGCCCTCGGCGTCTGCAACGGCTGCCAGATGATGTCCAACCTGCACGAGCTGATTCCCGGCACCGAGTTCTGGCCGCACTTCGTGCGCAACCGTTCCGAGCAGTTCGAGGCGCGGGTGGCGATGGTCCAGGTGCAGGAGTCGTCGTCGATCTTCCTGCAGGGCATGGCCGGTTCGCGCCTGCCGATCGCCATCGCCCATGGCGAAGGCCATGCGGAGTTCGAGTCGGAGGAAGCGTTGCTCGAGGCCGACCTTTCCGGCTGCGTGTCGCTGCGTTTCGTCGACAACCACGGCAAGGTCACCGAAGCCTACCCGGCCAACCCCAACGGGTCGCCGCGCGGCATCACCGGGCTGAGCAGCCGCGACGGCCGGGTCACCATCATGATGCCGCACCCCGAGCGGGTGTTCCGCGCCGTGCAGAATTCCTGGCGTCCGGACGACTGGCAGGAAGACGGCGGCTGGCTGCGCATGTTCCGCAACGCCCGGGTCTGGGTGGACTGA
- the nagE gene encoding N-acetylglucosamine-specific PTS transporter subunit IIBC, which translates to MPPFLIESLQRLGRALMLPIAILPIAGLLLRLGDVDLLDIPLVHDAGKAIFANLALIFAIGIAVGFARDNNGTAGLAGAIGYLVMISVLKVIDPGIDMGVLSGIISGLVAGALYNRFKDVKLPEYLAFFGGRRFVPIATGISAVCLGLLFGVIWPPLQQGINGLGQLMLESGSFGAFAFGVLNRLLIVTGLHHILNNLVWFVFGSFTDPETGRVVTGDLARYFAGDPKGGQFMAGMFPVMMFGLPAACLAMYRNARPERRKLIGGLLLSMALTAFLTGVTEPVEFAFMFLAPLLYLLHALLTGLSMALTDLLDIRLGFTFSGGAIDLALGWGRSTHGWMLWPLGLLYAGIYYLVFDFCIRRFNLKTPGREDDASSESGDNAEAERAPAFIRALGGAANLEVVDACTTRLRLRLVDRDKASDAQLKALGAMAVVRPGKAGSLQVVVGPQADSIADEIRRALPFDTQPGEAVPPLGSPNAAEEVVSMQATVDAAEAQAWLGALGGAGNLREVRDVALTRLRVSVADERKLATEQLRRLGGQGVSSLAGGICHILVGPRAAALSQALQPLLRR; encoded by the coding sequence ATGCCCCCGTTCCTGATCGAAAGCCTGCAACGCCTGGGCCGCGCCCTGATGCTGCCGATCGCGATCCTGCCGATCGCCGGCCTGCTGCTGCGCCTGGGCGACGTCGACCTGCTCGACATTCCGCTGGTCCACGACGCCGGCAAGGCGATCTTCGCCAACCTGGCGCTGATCTTCGCCATCGGCATCGCCGTCGGTTTCGCTCGCGACAACAATGGCACCGCCGGCCTCGCCGGCGCCATCGGCTACCTGGTGATGATCTCGGTGCTCAAGGTGATCGATCCGGGCATCGACATGGGCGTGCTCTCCGGCATCATCAGCGGCCTGGTGGCTGGCGCCCTGTATAACCGCTTCAAGGACGTGAAGCTGCCGGAATACCTGGCGTTCTTCGGCGGCCGCCGCTTCGTGCCGATCGCCACCGGGATCAGCGCGGTCTGCCTGGGCCTGCTGTTCGGGGTGATCTGGCCACCGCTGCAACAGGGCATCAACGGCCTCGGCCAACTCATGCTGGAAAGCGGCAGCTTCGGCGCCTTCGCCTTCGGCGTGCTGAACCGCCTGCTGATCGTCACCGGGTTGCACCACATCCTCAACAACCTGGTGTGGTTCGTCTTCGGCAGCTTCACCGACCCGGAAACCGGGCGCGTCGTCACCGGCGACCTGGCGCGCTATTTCGCCGGCGACCCGAAGGGCGGCCAGTTCATGGCCGGGATGTTCCCGGTGATGATGTTCGGCCTGCCCGCCGCCTGCCTGGCGATGTACCGCAACGCCCGTCCGGAGCGGCGCAAGCTGATCGGCGGGCTGCTCCTGTCGATGGCCTTGACCGCCTTCCTCACCGGCGTCACCGAGCCGGTGGAGTTCGCCTTCATGTTCCTCGCGCCGCTGCTCTACCTGCTGCATGCGCTGCTCACCGGCCTGTCCATGGCCCTCACCGACCTGCTCGACATCCGCCTCGGCTTCACCTTCTCCGGTGGCGCCATCGACCTCGCCCTGGGCTGGGGCCGTTCCACCCACGGCTGGATGCTCTGGCCGCTGGGCCTGCTCTATGCCGGCATCTATTACCTGGTGTTCGACTTCTGCATCCGCCGCTTCAACCTGAAGACCCCGGGCCGCGAAGACGACGCGAGCAGCGAATCGGGCGACAACGCCGAAGCCGAGCGCGCCCCGGCATTCATCCGCGCCCTGGGTGGCGCAGCCAACCTCGAAGTGGTGGACGCCTGCACCACGCGCCTGCGTCTGCGCCTGGTCGACCGCGACAAGGCCTCGGACGCCCAGCTCAAGGCCCTCGGTGCGATGGCCGTGGTACGTCCGGGCAAGGCCGGCAGCCTGCAGGTGGTGGTCGGCCCACAGGCCGACAGCATCGCCGACGAGATCCGCCGCGCCCTGCCCTTCGATACGCAACCGGGCGAAGCCGTACCGCCGCTGGGCAGTCCGAACGCAGCCGAAGAGGTGGTGTCGATGCAGGCCACCGTCGACGCCGCCGAAGCCCAGGCCTGGCTCGGCGCCCTCGGCGGCGCCGGCAACCTGCGCGAGGTACGGGACGTCGCACTGACCCGCCTGCGGGTCAGCGTGGCGGACGAACGCAAGCTGGCCACCGAGCAACTGCGTCGTCTCGGCGGACAGGGCGTCAGCTCCCTCGCCGGCGGCATCTGCCATATCCTGGTGGGCCCCCGCGCCGCGGCCCTGAGCCAGGCCCTGCAACCGCTACTGCGGCGCTGA
- a CDS encoding CDGSH iron-sulfur domain-containing protein, which yields MAGDADSNSSPDLLPEVRRVSPGDTLRLCTCGASASLPDCPADCRNGLTLHATRERLLLLCRCGRSADLPYCDGSHAPSASGLKARWRRFRG from the coding sequence ATGGCGGGCGATGCGGACTCCAACTCGTCGCCCGACCTTCTTCCCGAGGTTCGCCGGGTCTCTCCCGGCGACACCTTGCGGCTCTGTACCTGCGGGGCTTCGGCTTCGCTTCCCGATTGTCCCGCCGACTGCCGCAACGGCCTGACGCTCCACGCGACCCGCGAGCGCCTGTTGCTGTTGTGCCGCTGCGGGCGCTCCGCCGACCTGCCGTATTGCGACGGCAGCCATGCGCCTTCCGCCTCCGGGCTGAAGGCCAGGTGGCGGCGTTTCCGCGGCTGA
- a CDS encoding YqfO family protein, whose protein sequence is MYKLCFYVPESHLDVVKQAVFAAGGGRIGAYDSCCWQSLGQGQFRPLDGSQPYLGQVGQVEHVAEWKVELVVADELIHASVKALKAAHPYETPAYEVWRLTDMVF, encoded by the coding sequence ATGTACAAGCTGTGTTTCTATGTGCCTGAGAGCCATCTGGATGTCGTCAAGCAAGCGGTGTTCGCCGCGGGTGGCGGGCGCATCGGGGCGTACGACAGTTGCTGCTGGCAGTCCCTTGGCCAGGGCCAGTTCCGGCCCCTGGACGGTAGCCAACCCTACCTGGGCCAGGTCGGCCAGGTCGAGCACGTGGCGGAGTGGAAAGTGGAGCTGGTGGTGGCCGACGAGCTCATCCACGCCAGCGTCAAGGCGCTGAAGGCGGCGCATCCCTATGAGACCCCGGCCTACGAAGTCTGGCGCCTGACCGACATGGTCTTCTGA
- the mltF gene encoding membrane-bound lytic murein transglycosylase MltF: MFALTAYRLRCAAWLLATGIFLLLAGCSEAKAPTALERVQKEGVLRVITRNSPATYFQDRNGETGFEYELAKRFAERLGVELKIETADNLDDLYAQLSREGGPALAAAGLTPGREDDASVRYSHTYLDVTPQIIYRNGQQRPTRPEDLVGKRIMVLKGSSHAEQLAELKKQYPELKYEESDAVEVVDLLRMVDVGDIDLTLVDSNELAMNQVYFPNVRVAFDFGEARGLAWALPGGDDDSLMNEVNAFLDQAKKEGLLQRLKDRYYGHVDVLGYVGAYTFAQHLQQRLPRYESHFKQSGKQLDTDWRLLAAIGYQESLWQPGATSKTGVRGLMMLTNRTAQAMGVSNRLDPKQSIQGGSKYFVQIRSELPESIKEPDRSWFALAAYNIGGAHLEDARKMAEKEGLNPNKWLDVKKMLPRLAQKQWYAKTRYGYARGGETVHFVQNVRRYYDILTWVTQPQMEGSQIAESGLHLPGVNKTRPEEGSGDEKL, encoded by the coding sequence ATGTTTGCCCTGACCGCGTACCGCTTACGTTGCGCCGCCTGGCTGTTGGCGACCGGCATCTTTCTGCTGCTTGCGGGCTGTAGCGAGGCGAAAGCCCCTACCGCCCTGGAGCGCGTGCAGAAGGAGGGCGTACTGCGCGTGATCACCCGCAACAGCCCGGCCACCTACTTCCAGGACCGCAACGGCGAAACCGGCTTCGAATACGAACTGGCCAAGCGCTTCGCCGAGCGTCTCGGCGTCGAGCTGAAGATCGAGACCGCCGACAACCTCGACGACCTCTATGCCCAGCTTTCCCGCGAGGGCGGCCCGGCGCTCGCCGCGGCCGGCCTGACCCCGGGACGCGAAGACGACGCCAGCGTGCGCTACTCGCACACCTACCTCGACGTCACCCCGCAGATCATCTACCGCAACGGCCAGCAGCGCCCGACCCGCCCGGAAGACCTGGTCGGCAAGCGCATCATGGTGCTCAAGGGCAGCAGCCACGCGGAGCAGCTCGCCGAGCTGAAGAAGCAGTATCCCGAACTGAAGTACGAAGAATCCGATGCTGTCGAAGTGGTCGACCTGTTGCGCATGGTCGACGTCGGCGACATCGACCTGACCCTGGTCGACTCCAACGAACTGGCGATGAACCAGGTGTACTTCCCCAACGTCCGCGTCGCCTTCGACTTCGGCGAAGCCCGCGGGCTGGCCTGGGCCTTGCCGGGGGGCGACGACGACAGCCTGATGAACGAGGTCAACGCGTTCCTCGACCAGGCCAAGAAGGAAGGCCTGCTGCAACGCCTGAAGGACCGTTACTACGGGCATGTCGACGTACTCGGCTACGTCGGCGCCTACACCTTCGCCCAGCACCTGCAGCAACGCCTGCCGCGCTACGAAAGCCACTTCAAGCAGAGCGGCAAGCAGCTGGATACCGACTGGCGCCTGCTCGCCGCCATCGGCTACCAGGAATCGCTGTGGCAGCCCGGCGCCACCTCCAAGACCGGCGTGCGCGGCCTGATGATGCTGACCAACCGGACCGCCCAGGCGATGGGCGTGTCCAACCGGCTCGACCCGAAGCAGAGCATCCAGGGCGGCAGCAAGTATTTCGTGCAGATCCGCAGCGAACTGCCCGAGAGCATCAAGGAACCGGACCGCAGCTGGTTCGCCCTGGCCGCCTACAACATCGGCGGCGCGCACCTGGAAGACGCGCGCAAGATGGCCGAGAAGGAAGGCCTCAACCCGAACAAGTGGCTGGACGTGAAGAAGATGCTGCCGCGCCTGGCGCAGAAGCAGTGGTACGCCAAGACCCGCTACGGCTATGCGCGCGGCGGCGAGACCGTGCACTTCGTACAGAACGTGCGGCGCTACTACGACATCCTCACCTGGGTGACCCAGCCGCAGATGGAAGGCAGCCAGATCGCCGAGAGCGGGTTGCACCTGCCCGGCGTGAACAAGACGCGCCCGGAAGAAGGCAGCGGCGACGAGAAACTCTAG
- the ptsP gene encoding phosphoenolpyruvate--protein phosphotransferase, with product MNNKNLALKAPLSGPVMPLNRVPDPVFSSGTLGEGIAIDPLNDCLHAPCAGLVSHLARTRHALSLRADNGAELLLHVGLDTVQLQGEGFEALVEEGARVIEGQPLLRFDLDRVARGSRSLITVMILTNGDGFQVRPLTTNPVEVGAPLLQLSPEKAEQRPANPAPGEGSAQRQVRGRARVAHHGGLHARPAALLRKTAQGFSSQAELHFAGQVASVDSLVGIMGLGVAEQDEVEVICRGEDSEAALDALLAALASATAGAPKEAPRAIAPGEPARPAAVAGTLAGVCASPGLASGPLARLGAISLPADDGRHRPEEQHLALDQALQRVRDDVQGSLQQARLGGDENEAAIFSAHLALLEDPGLLDAADMLIDQGVGAAHAWHRAIQAQCEILQALGNLLLAERANDLRDLEKRVLRVLLGDTAPLRVPAGAIVAAREITPSDLAPLVDAGAAGLCMAEGGATSHVAILARSKGLPCLVALGAGLLELEEGRQVVLDAGQGRLELSPDARRLEQVALQVAQREEQHRRQQADAQREALTRDGRRIEIGANVASPREAAEAFANGADGVGLLRTEFLFLERRAAPDEEEQRNAYQEVLDAMGQRKVIIRTIDVGGDKHLDYLPLPVEENPALGLRGIRLGQARPELLDQQLRALLRVEPLERCRILLPMVSEVDELRAIRRRLGELATQLGIERLPELGVMIEVPSAALLADQLAEHADFLSIGTNDLSQYALAMDRCHAGLADRIDALHPALLRLIAQTCAGAARHGRWVGVCGALASDPLATPVLVGLGVEELSVGPNLVGEIKTRVRQLDAAECRRHAQALLDLGSARAVRDACLQHWPLA from the coding sequence ATGAACAACAAGAATCTCGCCCTCAAAGCGCCCCTGAGCGGCCCCGTGATGCCGCTCAACCGAGTACCCGACCCGGTGTTTTCCAGCGGCACCCTGGGCGAAGGCATCGCCATCGACCCGCTCAACGACTGCCTGCACGCGCCCTGCGCCGGGCTGGTCAGCCACCTGGCGCGAACCCGCCACGCGCTCAGCCTGCGCGCCGACAACGGTGCCGAGCTGCTGCTGCACGTCGGCCTCGACACCGTACAGCTGCAAGGCGAAGGCTTCGAGGCGCTGGTCGAGGAAGGTGCGCGGGTGATCGAGGGCCAGCCGCTGCTGCGCTTCGACCTGGACCGCGTCGCCCGCGGCAGCCGCAGTCTGATCACGGTGATGATCCTGACCAACGGCGACGGCTTCCAGGTACGCCCGCTGACCACCAACCCGGTGGAGGTCGGCGCGCCGCTCCTGCAACTGAGTCCGGAGAAGGCCGAGCAACGTCCGGCCAATCCCGCGCCTGGCGAAGGCTCCGCGCAGCGCCAGGTCCGCGGGCGGGCGCGGGTCGCCCATCATGGCGGTCTGCACGCACGCCCGGCAGCGCTGCTACGGAAGACCGCGCAGGGCTTTTCCAGCCAGGCCGAACTGCACTTCGCCGGGCAGGTGGCCAGCGTCGACAGCCTGGTCGGCATCATGGGCCTGGGGGTCGCCGAACAGGACGAGGTAGAGGTGATCTGTCGCGGCGAAGACAGCGAGGCGGCCCTCGACGCCCTGCTCGCGGCCCTCGCCAGCGCCACCGCGGGGGCTCCGAAGGAGGCCCCGCGCGCCATCGCCCCGGGCGAGCCGGCGCGACCTGCGGCTGTCGCCGGTACCCTGGCCGGCGTCTGCGCTTCGCCCGGCCTGGCCAGCGGTCCCCTGGCGCGGCTCGGCGCCATCAGCCTGCCGGCGGATGACGGCCGGCATCGTCCCGAGGAACAGCACCTCGCCCTGGACCAGGCCCTGCAACGGGTGCGCGACGACGTACAGGGGAGCCTGCAGCAGGCCAGGCTCGGCGGCGACGAGAACGAAGCGGCGATCTTTTCCGCGCATCTCGCGCTGCTGGAAGACCCGGGTCTGCTGGACGCCGCCGACATGCTGATCGACCAGGGCGTCGGCGCCGCCCACGCCTGGCACCGGGCGATTCAGGCCCAGTGCGAGATTCTCCAGGCGCTGGGCAACCTGCTGCTGGCCGAGCGCGCCAACGACCTGCGCGACCTGGAAAAACGCGTGCTGCGGGTGCTGCTCGGCGACACCGCACCGTTGCGGGTGCCTGCTGGGGCCATCGTCGCCGCCCGGGAGATCACCCCCTCCGACCTCGCGCCGCTGGTGGATGCCGGCGCGGCTGGCCTGTGCATGGCCGAAGGCGGCGCCACCTCCCACGTGGCCATCCTCGCCCGTAGCAAGGGCCTGCCGTGCCTGGTGGCGCTCGGCGCCGGGCTGCTGGAGCTGGAGGAAGGCCGGCAGGTAGTACTGGACGCCGGCCAGGGCCGGCTGGAACTCAGCCCCGACGCTCGACGCCTGGAGCAGGTCGCCTTGCAAGTGGCGCAGCGCGAGGAACAACACCGCCGCCAACAGGCCGATGCGCAGCGCGAGGCGCTCACCCGCGACGGCCGGCGCATCGAGATCGGCGCCAACGTCGCCTCGCCGCGCGAGGCCGCCGAAGCCTTCGCCAACGGCGCCGACGGGGTCGGCCTGCTACGCACCGAGTTTCTCTTCCTCGAGCGCCGCGCCGCGCCCGACGAAGAGGAGCAGCGCAACGCCTACCAGGAGGTCCTGGACGCCATGGGCCAGCGCAAGGTGATCATCCGCACCATCGATGTCGGCGGCGACAAGCACCTCGACTACCTGCCGCTGCCGGTGGAAGAAAACCCAGCACTGGGCCTGCGCGGCATCCGCCTCGGCCAGGCGCGCCCGGAGCTGCTCGACCAGCAGTTGCGCGCGCTGCTGAGGGTCGAACCACTGGAACGCTGCCGGATACTGCTGCCGATGGTCAGCGAGGTCGACGAACTGCGCGCCATCCGTCGCCGCCTCGGCGAGCTGGCCACGCAGTTGGGGATCGAGCGCCTGCCCGAACTCGGGGTGATGATCGAAGTGCCCTCCGCCGCCCTGCTCGCCGATCAACTGGCCGAACACGCCGACTTCCTCTCCATCGGCACCAACGACCTGTCGCAGTACGCCCTGGCCATGGACCGTTGCCACGCCGGCCTGGCCGACCGCATCGACGCCCTGCACCCGGCGCTGCTGCGGCTGATCGCCCAGACCTGCGCCGGAGCAGCCCGCCACGGCCGCTGGGTCGGCGTCTGCGGTGCGCTGGCCTCGGACCCGCTGGCGACACCGGTACTGGTCGGCCTCGGGGTCGAGGAATTGTCCGTCGGGCCGAACCTGGTCGGCGAGATCAAGACCCGGGTGCGCCAGCTCGACGCCGCTGAATGCCGCCGCCACGCCCAGGCGCTACTGGACCTGGGCAGCGCCCGGGCGGTGCGCGACGCCTGCCTGCAACACTGGCCGCTGGCCTGA
- a CDS encoding DUF2239 family protein gives MANDPYIQSFTCFDGTRRLLTAALPEVALALKQAVAGGAAGPLLVFDNATGRSVDFDIRGSREDLLARLVGAGERQPAEEAAPRGRGRPKLGVVAREVTLLPRHWEWLAAQPGGASVALRKLVEEARRSQSGRARQAQERAYHFMNAMAGDLPGFEEATRALFAGDREGFAERIAGWPTDVREHAAWLASDGES, from the coding sequence ATGGCCAATGATCCATACATCCAATCCTTCACCTGCTTCGACGGCACGCGCCGGCTGCTGACGGCGGCGCTGCCGGAGGTCGCGCTGGCCTTGAAGCAAGCGGTCGCCGGCGGTGCTGCCGGGCCGCTGCTGGTGTTCGACAATGCCACTGGGCGCTCCGTCGATTTCGATATCCGCGGTTCCCGCGAGGACCTGCTGGCACGCCTGGTCGGCGCAGGCGAGCGGCAACCGGCGGAGGAGGCCGCGCCGCGCGGGCGCGGGCGGCCGAAGCTGGGCGTGGTGGCGCGCGAGGTGACCTTGCTGCCGCGCCACTGGGAATGGCTCGCCGCGCAGCCCGGGGGCGCCTCGGTGGCGCTGCGCAAGCTGGTCGAGGAGGCGCGCCGCAGCCAGTCCGGGCGTGCGCGGCAGGCGCAGGAGCGCGCCTACCATTTCATGAATGCGATGGCCGGCGACCTGCCGGGCTTCGAGGAGGCGACGCGGGCGCTGTTCGCCGGGGATCGCGAGGGCTTCGCCGAGCGGATCGCCGGCTGGCCGACCGATGTGCGCGAGCACGCCGCCTGGCTGGCAAGCGACGGAGAATCCTGA